The following coding sequences are from one Candidatus Ancaeobacter aquaticus window:
- a CDS encoding helix-turn-helix transcriptional regulator produces MKSTVKLKDYLKEQLKDTEFSQEYDEEEVYASLAIQVAKIRQKENLTQRDLARKLHTTQQTVSRLEDIHNKSYSLSTLIKLSRVLHRRLKIKLV; encoded by the coding sequence ATGAAAAGCACAGTAAAACTTAAAGATTACTTGAAAGAACAATTAAAGGATACTGAGTTTAGCCAGGAATATGATGAAGAAGAAGTGTATGCATCATTAGCCATCCAAGTAGCTAAAATAAGGCAGAAGGAAAATTTAACACAAAGAGACTTAGCCAGAAAATTACACACAACGCAGCAAACAGTATCACGTTTAGAGGACATTCATAATAAAAGTTATTCATTAAGTACGTTGATTAAGCTATCTCGGGTATTACATAGAAGATTAAAAATAAAACTTGTTTAA
- a CDS encoding type II toxin-antitoxin system RelE/ParE family toxin: protein MYSVEFYKDKKGDCPTIDFLNKIHTKIRAKVVKWITHLEREGPNLPRPYADIVQDKIRELRVGFGSNEYRFLYFFFGKRIIVTHGFIKKTQAVPLGEIERAKRYMNDFLQKN, encoded by the coding sequence ATGTACTCAGTAGAGTTTTACAAAGATAAAAAAGGAGATTGTCCAACAATTGACTTTTTAAATAAAATTCATACGAAGATTAGAGCAAAAGTTGTGAAGTGGATAACGCATCTTGAAAGAGAAGGGCCAAATTTACCGCGACCATATGCAGATATTGTGCAAGACAAGATTAGAGAGTTAAGAGTTGGTTTTGGATCAAATGAATATAGATTTTTATATTTTTTCTTTGGTAAAAGAATTATTGTTACACATGGATTTATTAAAAAAACACAGGCAGTTCCATTAGGAGAAATCGAACGGGCAAAACGATATATGAATGATTTTTTACAAAAAAATTAG
- a CDS encoding type II toxin-antitoxin system PemK/MazF family toxin — MTNYKQRDIILVDFGFSDKTGSKKRPALVISIANYHKSRHEVIIAAITSNTKRSLFGDTLIENWKEAGLKFPSQVTGIIRTVHSSLIIRQLGTLPKKDFIDAKKNLGKTMEF, encoded by the coding sequence ATGACGAATTATAAACAGAGGGATATAATTCTTGTTGATTTTGGGTTTTCCGATAAAACAGGTTCTAAGAAAAGACCTGCCTTGGTAATAAGCATTGCCAATTATCATAAATCTCGGCATGAAGTAATTATAGCAGCTATCACAAGCAATACAAAGAGATCTTTATTTGGTGATACACTTATAGAAAATTGGAAAGAAGCAGGGTTGAAATTTCCATCTCAGGTGACAGGAATTATTCGAACAGTACATAGCAGCCTAATAATTCGCCAATTGGGCACACTTCCTAAAAAAGATTTTATAGATGCAAAAAAGAATCTTGGCAAAACAATGGAATTCTAA
- a CDS encoding putative toxin-antitoxin system toxin component, PIN family, giving the protein MKVVLDSNVVISAFAGRGLCADVFEYCLYEHIIVLSEYLIGEIHKNLCRKIKVPQSRAKDVEQFLYDEAEIVNPARVPKNACRDLSDIKVLGTALAGKVEVIVTGDDDLLVLKQFQAISILTPREFWAFAQRKPGKE; this is encoded by the coding sequence ATGAAAGTGGTATTGGACTCAAATGTTGTGATTTCGGCCTTTGCGGGACGGGGACTGTGTGCAGATGTTTTTGAATACTGTCTTTATGAGCATATAATAGTGCTCAGCGAGTATTTGATAGGGGAGATTCACAAGAATCTCTGCCGCAAAATCAAGGTGCCTCAATCAAGAGCAAAGGATGTAGAGCAATTTTTATATGATGAAGCAGAAATAGTAAACCCTGCAAGAGTGCCTAAAAATGCCTGCAGAGATTTGAGTGATATCAAAGTTTTAGGGACAGCATTGGCCGGTAAGGTAGAAGTGATTGTTACCGGAGATGATGATTTGCTCGTTCTGAAGCAATTCCAAGCAATTTCCATTCTTACTCCACGGGAATTTTGGGCTTTTGCGCAAAGGAAACCAGGAAAAGAATAA